A single region of the Microbulbifer sp. MKSA007 genome encodes:
- a CDS encoding YcxB family protein: MQPFNTQFTLSRDYLAECYDQSLHYGKNVKPNYLFPTLLLSSGVGLLLFTEQPKITSCTLIALGVLELIHIRYRRAWWLARQMLGKSAGSEVKLTIDKDGIQTQNPYTITALSWADIERIIETDLGLMLVAKSGGQQYLSKSLLPAELINEIVTKIKGKH, from the coding sequence ATGCAGCCTTTTAATACTCAATTTACCTTATCTAGAGATTACCTTGCCGAATGCTATGATCAGTCTCTACACTATGGGAAAAATGTCAAGCCCAATTATCTTTTTCCTACATTATTATTATCTTCTGGTGTGGGATTACTGTTATTTACTGAGCAACCTAAGATCACAAGTTGTACGTTAATTGCATTAGGTGTGCTGGAACTGATTCACATTCGATATCGACGAGCTTGGTGGTTAGCACGACAGATGCTTGGGAAAAGTGCCGGTAGTGAAGTGAAATTAACCATAGATAAGGATGGAATCCAGACACAGAATCCTTATACGATAACAGCTCTGTCGTGGGCAGATATCGAGCGTATTATTGAAACCGATTTAGGGCTTATGTTGGTGGCTAAATCTGGGGGGCAGCAGTACTTATCTAAATCGTTATTACCTGCTGAATTAATTAATGAGATAGTTACCAAGATTAAGGGTAAACATTGA
- a CDS encoding SIMPL domain-containing protein, which translates to MVTEKLEQKVKPDVAKVRFSILAYEQTSNRAMEQLTKSSALMLEALKKHGILISSLESTQIDKNTKRARKDGTYNLEILGYEVQQGFNLRLTNLDKYPSLMNELIQLDGIQNIDAFFETSKEEEYKEKMITELSAKARKKANALAQAQSRNLKSVYGITTEENFGQAYAIFSLEYNPQEYALDMAADSYGMDLVMAVPEYIKVGQRITAIYELN; encoded by the coding sequence ATTGTCACGGAGAAACTTGAGCAAAAGGTAAAGCCCGATGTAGCAAAAGTACGCTTTAGTATATTGGCTTATGAACAAACCTCTAATAGAGCTATGGAGCAATTAACAAAATCCTCAGCGCTGATGTTGGAGGCTCTTAAAAAGCATGGAATACTCATTTCAAGTTTAGAGTCAACCCAAATTGACAAAAACACAAAGCGAGCTAGAAAAGACGGAACTTATAATTTGGAAATTTTGGGTTATGAGGTACAGCAAGGATTCAATTTGAGATTAACGAACCTCGATAAATATCCCAGCCTTATGAATGAACTGATCCAGCTAGATGGTATTCAAAATATAGATGCATTCTTTGAGACGTCTAAAGAAGAAGAGTACAAGGAGAAAATGATAACTGAGCTTAGTGCAAAAGCTCGGAAAAAAGCTAATGCTCTTGCCCAAGCCCAATCTAGAAATTTGAAAAGTGTATACGGTATAACTACGGAGGAAAACTTTGGTCAGGCGTACGCTATATTTTCCTTAGAGTACAACCCCCAAGAATATGCATTGGATATGGCCGCAGATTCTTACGGTATGGACTTAGTTATGGCGGTACCGGAATATATTAAAGTGGGCCAAAGAATTACCGCAATATATGAACTTAACTAG
- a CDS encoding ISAs1 family transposase, translating to MDSVSLLHHFDDMEDPRVDRHKLHALPDILLIMFCGVICGAESCRDFVDFAESKIDYLKRFTPLNSGIPSKNTFSRVISSLDPEQFKRCFLQWVQGIQQELGNVIAIDGKTLRRSFDQASKRSPIHMVSAFASEARLVLAQQKVEEKSNEITAIPKLLEVLDLNGAIITLDAMGCQKTITQKIIERGGDYVIAVKGNQDKLHQQITTHFNNLFDMQYHKHVDTDCVEEVSRGRIESRKCLSTNSIDWLGGEEQWHGLRSVIAVQAKRTVDGRTSCETRYYISSLEPCSAELNHIIRSHWGVENSLHWILDVVFREDDSRFRSGNAPENMAILRHSALNQLQAAKPRFKKDMSIKRLRKKAGWDNETLGKIITATI from the coding sequence ATGGATAGCGTTAGCCTTTTACATCACTTTGACGACATGGAAGATCCTCGAGTTGATCGGCACAAGCTGCACGCCCTGCCCGATATTTTACTTATCATGTTTTGCGGTGTTATTTGTGGTGCTGAAAGCTGTAGAGATTTTGTCGATTTCGCAGAATCTAAAATAGATTACCTAAAACGATTCACCCCGCTAAATAGCGGAATACCCTCAAAAAACACTTTTAGCCGTGTTATTTCAAGCTTAGACCCCGAACAATTTAAGCGCTGCTTTCTGCAGTGGGTCCAAGGTATTCAGCAAGAACTCGGTAACGTGATTGCGATCGATGGCAAGACGCTAAGGCGCAGCTTCGATCAGGCCAGTAAACGATCTCCTATACATATGGTGAGTGCTTTTGCGTCCGAGGCGCGACTTGTCCTTGCTCAGCAAAAAGTAGAAGAAAAGTCGAATGAGATTACGGCCATACCGAAGTTACTGGAGGTTCTTGATCTTAATGGTGCGATTATTACGCTTGACGCCATGGGCTGCCAGAAAACGATCACCCAGAAAATTATCGAACGAGGCGGCGATTATGTGATTGCTGTGAAGGGCAATCAGGACAAACTGCACCAGCAAATTACCACGCATTTTAATAATTTGTTCGATATGCAGTACCACAAGCATGTCGATACTGATTGTGTGGAAGAGGTGAGCCGAGGCCGAATAGAATCCAGAAAATGTCTCTCTACTAACAGTATTGATTGGCTCGGAGGTGAAGAGCAATGGCACGGTCTAAGAAGTGTTATCGCAGTCCAGGCGAAGCGAACTGTAGATGGGCGAACTAGTTGCGAAACGCGCTACTATATCAGTAGTTTAGAGCCGTGCTCAGCAGAACTCAATCATATTATTCGCTCTCACTGGGGTGTTGAAAACTCGTTACACTGGATTTTAGATGTGGTTTTTCGTGAGGATGATAGTCGCTTCAGATCAGGAAATGCACCAGAAAACATGGCGATCTTGAGGCATTCGGCACTCAATCAGTTGCAAGCGGCAAAGCCCAGATTTAAAAAAGACATGAGCATTAAAAGGCTTCGAAAAAAGGCTGGCTGGGATAATGAAACCTTGGGCAAGATAATTACAGCCACCATTTAG
- a CDS encoding HEAT repeat domain-containing protein, with protein MNQTEQWIYWLTRGNQKQKKEATLALGGLNTDSEVDVVALTSALETENEKILFWVIGALGALCSRSNQATERIIELCNHPYLAVRQSAVMALSKISPSDPRINKILISKLEDENEFVRCNVLSSFIAMDFVGDEEIDAIKKMLTDKSKFVVEKAEVTLRNIKIRGKYV; from the coding sequence ATGAATCAAACAGAGCAGTGGATTTATTGGTTAACACGCGGTAACCAAAAGCAAAAGAAGGAAGCTACGCTTGCTCTCGGCGGTCTAAACACTGATTCTGAAGTAGACGTAGTTGCTCTAACCTCAGCACTAGAAACAGAGAATGAAAAAATACTGTTTTGGGTAATAGGAGCTTTAGGAGCATTATGCTCTAGATCCAATCAAGCGACCGAGAGAATAATTGAGCTTTGTAATCACCCTTACCTGGCGGTTCGTCAATCGGCCGTAATGGCTCTTTCAAAAATATCTCCGTCAGATCCTAGGATAAACAAAATTCTAATTAGCAAGTTAGAGGATGAGAATGAATTTGTAAGGTGTAATGTCCTAAGTTCATTTATCGCTATGGATTTTGTTGGGGATGAAGAAATAGATGCAATTAAAAAGATGCTTACTGATAAAAGCAAGTTTGTGGTTGAGAAGGCGGAAGTAACACTTAGAAACATCAAAATACGTGGAAAATATGTCTGA
- a CDS encoding transposase, whose translation MTLPRSTQISLDATPYYHCVSRCVRRAFLCGRDTESGKDYEHRREWIESRMHKLAEVFALDIAAYAVMSNHYHIVLYIDTKSANKWSLTEVITRWQKLFKASSLSQRYLQGDTLDHAEEDRLKEVVSLWRERLMDISWFMRCLNESIARQANAEDNCTGRFWEGRFKSQALLDERALAACMAYVDLNPIRANIAKTPEESDYTSIQQRIRAAVSGKQPKNLLPFVGGERLNMPKGLPFQLDHYLELVDWSGRHLDPRKRGCIAENTPPILERLGISPKYWLYLSRNFESRLKGLVGSAEAVQQACTQLNKRWVHGISDCRRLLSATPC comes from the coding sequence ATGACTCTACCGCGAAGCACCCAGATATCTCTTGATGCAACACCGTACTATCACTGTGTCTCCCGCTGTGTACGGCGTGCATTTCTCTGTGGCAGAGATACTGAATCCGGAAAAGATTACGAGCATCGGCGCGAATGGATTGAAAGCCGTATGCATAAGTTAGCCGAGGTGTTTGCGCTAGATATTGCCGCCTATGCAGTAATGAGTAATCACTACCATATAGTGCTCTATATCGACACAAAATCGGCTAACAAGTGGTCTCTTACAGAGGTAATTACTCGCTGGCAAAAGCTATTCAAGGCTTCCAGCTTATCTCAGCGCTATCTTCAGGGCGATACTCTCGATCACGCTGAGGAAGACAGGCTAAAAGAGGTCGTTTCCCTATGGCGGGAGCGTCTAATGGATATCAGCTGGTTTATGCGCTGTTTAAACGAATCTATCGCCCGCCAGGCCAATGCTGAAGACAACTGTACCGGCCGTTTTTGGGAAGGCCGGTTTAAGTCTCAGGCTTTACTGGATGAAAGAGCACTCGCCGCCTGTATGGCCTATGTAGACCTTAACCCCATCCGTGCCAATATTGCCAAGACACCTGAAGAGTCTGATTACACTTCGATTCAACAGCGTATTCGTGCGGCAGTCTCAGGTAAGCAGCCCAAAAATCTCCTTCCGTTTGTCGGCGGTGAGCGTTTGAATATGCCGAAAGGGCTACCTTTCCAGCTGGATCACTATTTGGAGCTAGTGGACTGGAGCGGCCGGCATTTAGACCCCAGAAAACGAGGTTGTATTGCCGAAAACACGCCGCCTATTCTGGAGCGGCTCGGTATTTCACCCAAGTACTGGCTCTATCTCAGCCGGAATTTTGAAAGCCGCCTTAAAGGCTTGGTGGGGTCTGCAGAGGCGGTACAACAAGCTTGTACGCAACTCAATAAACGCTGGGTACACGGTATAAGCGACTGTCGGCGCCTCCTCTCAGCTACACCCTGCTAA
- a CDS encoding MAE_28990/MAE_18760 family HEPN-like nuclease, with amino-acid sequence MSTYLLDFVEQLDEKWKEVDTLLNEAKKHEESNSELYNALCRSITVLIVAHLEGFTKDLVKAIVRDVNQELAFGNLSIAMQRTYCRKYLGEQHEVNGNYESKLKKLIEKFCEVGGKISHEPFLKSSNKNPKPDVIKTIFENFGVNDVFTKLHKSTLDEVFSESDKELENKISVSKQYLKASTNNFPYPCTKEALGIQTSKNKSKERTLWQVFLDEINQKRHEVAHGNDFENGESVNVLESRKNKIVYLQLGLVQLIASTISDKVEVS; translated from the coding sequence ATGTCTACTTATCTTTTAGATTTCGTAGAGCAATTAGATGAAAAATGGAAGGAAGTAGACACTTTATTGAATGAGGCAAAAAAACATGAAGAATCCAATTCCGAACTTTATAACGCTCTTTGTAGATCGATAACTGTATTGATTGTTGCCCACCTAGAAGGATTCACCAAGGATTTAGTGAAAGCAATTGTAAGAGACGTCAATCAAGAACTTGCATTTGGCAACCTCTCCATTGCCATGCAGCGTACATACTGCAGAAAATACTTGGGTGAGCAACATGAAGTGAATGGAAATTATGAATCAAAGCTAAAGAAATTAATTGAAAAATTTTGTGAAGTAGGAGGGAAGATTAGCCATGAGCCATTTTTGAAATCCTCAAATAAAAACCCCAAACCGGATGTAATAAAGACAATTTTTGAAAACTTTGGGGTAAATGATGTTTTCACCAAACTACACAAGTCAACGCTAGATGAAGTATTTTCTGAGTCAGACAAGGAGTTAGAAAATAAAATAAGTGTATCCAAGCAATATCTAAAAGCTAGCACAAATAATTTTCCTTATCCATGCACTAAAGAAGCGCTTGGGATTCAGACCAGCAAAAATAAATCTAAAGAAAGAACTTTATGGCAAGTGTTTCTAGATGAAATAAATCAGAAGAGGCACGAAGTTGCACATGGAAATGACTTTGAAAATGGTGAGAGTGTTAACGTATTGGAGTCGAGAAAAAATAAGATCGTATACCTGCAGCTAGGTTTGGTACAACTTATTGCCAGTACTATTTCAGACAAGGTGGAAGTCTCCTAG
- a CDS encoding DUF262 domain-containing protein, giving the protein MTGLKEKLEILQKKAKERTVRTQTIEYDLETLVKKIDKNIIKLNPEYQRNHRWTDDFSSRLIESLILNIPVPFVYISQDVDVDDDVDDDIARYSVIDGQQRLTAVHGFFKNKYCLQGLDVLTDLNNAYYRDLPPFLVRRLEERTIRCLRIDSTLDGQVKYDIFERLNSGSVKLEPQELRNATCRGPFKQLIKELAKNQNFVAACQLDPEGKRVKKMEDEELVLRFFAISHENGYKEYRGGFKSFLTEKMQEFNSFDQSTIDEMRHDFEDAFSHINAANDEAPFAKYKSEENQLKRMSKFNAAVFDSLVLAVVNSKKDIPLNLESFRELFNDQEYFSSVEGSVNDVSKLATRISKGLEAVK; this is encoded by the coding sequence ATGACAGGATTAAAAGAAAAGCTGGAAATCCTCCAAAAGAAAGCTAAAGAAAGAACAGTTAGAACTCAAACTATTGAGTATGACTTGGAAACGTTAGTAAAAAAAATAGATAAGAATATAATCAAACTAAATCCTGAGTATCAGAGAAACCATCGCTGGACAGATGACTTTTCCTCTAGATTGATTGAAAGTTTAATTTTAAATATCCCTGTACCTTTCGTTTATATATCTCAGGATGTTGATGTCGATGACGATGTTGATGATGATATTGCTCGCTATTCCGTTATTGACGGCCAACAAAGACTAACTGCTGTGCATGGTTTCTTCAAAAACAAATATTGCTTGCAGGGGCTTGACGTTTTAACAGACCTAAACAACGCCTACTATAGAGATCTTCCACCATTTTTAGTTAGACGACTAGAAGAGAGAACCATCAGGTGTTTACGTATAGACTCTACTCTTGATGGGCAAGTCAAATATGATATTTTTGAACGATTAAATTCTGGCTCAGTGAAATTAGAGCCACAGGAATTAAGAAATGCAACATGTCGTGGGCCTTTTAAGCAACTCATAAAGGAACTAGCAAAAAACCAAAATTTCGTTGCCGCATGCCAACTTGATCCGGAAGGTAAAAGAGTCAAGAAAATGGAAGATGAAGAATTGGTTTTAAGGTTCTTCGCGATCTCACATGAAAATGGTTACAAAGAATATAGGGGCGGGTTTAAATCATTTCTGACCGAGAAGATGCAAGAATTTAACTCTTTCGATCAGAGCACAATTGATGAAATGAGGCATGATTTTGAAGATGCTTTCTCTCATATAAATGCAGCCAATGATGAAGCCCCTTTTGCAAAATATAAGAGTGAAGAAAATCAATTAAAGCGAATGTCAAAATTCAATGCTGCAGTGTTCGATTCATTAGTTTTAGCAGTTGTTAACTCTAAAAAAGATATACCTTTAAACTTAGAAAGCTTTAGAGAACTATTTAATGATCAGGAATATTTTTCATCAGTTGAAGGTAGCGTGAATGATGTCTCCAAATTAGCCACCCGTATTAGCAAAGGTCTCGAGGCAGTAAAGTAA
- the csrA gene encoding carbon storage regulator CsrA, producing the protein MLILKRRTGENLRIGANVSITVLEVKGNQVKIGIRAPKSLPVHREEIYRRLQKEGVLGDGVG; encoded by the coding sequence ATGTTGATCTTAAAGCGCCGAACGGGTGAAAACTTACGGATTGGAGCGAATGTCTCAATTACGGTGTTAGAAGTTAAGGGTAATCAGGTAAAGATAGGCATACGTGCTCCCAAATCTCTACCCGTTCACCGTGAGGAAATCTATAGACGTTTGCAAAAGGAGGGGGTGTTGGGGGATGGAGTTGGTTGA
- the csrA gene encoding carbon storage regulator CsrA, whose product MLILKRRTGENLRIGSNVSITVLEVKGNQVKIGIRAPKSLPVHREEIYRRLQKEGVLGDGVGWDYGAP is encoded by the coding sequence ATGTTGATCTTAAAGCGCCGGACGGGTGAAAACTTACGGATTGGATCGAACGTCTCAATTACGGTATTGGAAGTTAAGGGTAATCAGGTAAAGATAGGCATACGTGCTCCCAAATCTCTACCCGTTCACCGTGAGGAAATCTATAGACGTTTGCAAAAGGAGGGGGTGTTGGGGGATGGAGTTGGTTGGGATTACGGAGCGCCCTAG
- a CDS encoding ABZJ_00895 family protein, whose product MSIRGVLTRFALTYITLIFIVGFTLNYFGVDSNSGVNFGILMGSIFWVCSSFANKNRRYFNKSEKTRVVIVLITINVVIQAIFGAIALSESGHETSGSVLLLSVAIIGAIHAVAIYFFVGFAKKTLIKQGIIES is encoded by the coding sequence ATGAGCATTCGAGGAGTATTAACCAGGTTCGCTTTAACTTATATAACACTAATTTTCATCGTAGGATTTACACTTAACTACTTTGGCGTTGACAGTAATAGCGGCGTAAATTTCGGAATATTAATGGGCTCGATATTTTGGGTATGCTCTTCTTTTGCTAATAAGAATCGCCGCTATTTCAATAAAAGTGAAAAAACCAGGGTAGTAATTGTCCTCATCACTATTAACGTAGTTATTCAAGCTATTTTCGGGGCTATCGCACTTTCCGAATCTGGTCATGAAACAAGCGGTTCAGTTCTTTTGCTCTCAGTTGCAATTATCGGAGCTATTCATGCAGTCGCTATCTATTTCTTCGTAGGGTTTGCGAAAAAAACACTAATTAAGCAAGGCATCATAGAGAGTTAA
- a CDS encoding suppressor of fused domain protein, whose amino-acid sequence MSFLEDSWKEREETIYRGIFGDLGPGIYTLSNETFDRMNAKAVDPRWLTHGVFKSQPSETRNTWAYVTSGMSNPWETEEPEGFSGLGVEFVMETNEEADWAIGVLQTLMAYNLLLISGQMGNFPPLYYGHRVPLALSTSIKTMMFTHPVNFPENFAIKSGAVDLIQVVGITPSELEAAKETSSDEIRQKIISNTGGLVTSKERESVA is encoded by the coding sequence ATGAGCTTCCTTGAAGACTCCTGGAAAGAACGAGAAGAAACAATATACAGGGGAATATTTGGTGATCTAGGACCCGGAATTTATACTTTATCAAACGAAACCTTTGATCGCATGAATGCTAAGGCTGTTGATCCTCGCTGGTTAACGCATGGAGTTTTCAAGAGTCAGCCATCCGAAACAAGGAATACCTGGGCTTATGTTACATCTGGTATGTCCAACCCTTGGGAGACTGAGGAGCCAGAAGGGTTTTCTGGATTGGGCGTAGAGTTTGTCATGGAAACAAACGAAGAGGCGGATTGGGCAATTGGAGTTTTACAAACCTTAATGGCTTATAATTTACTTCTCATTTCCGGTCAGATGGGCAATTTTCCGCCCCTTTATTATGGGCACCGTGTTCCCCTTGCACTTTCTACTTCCATAAAAACGATGATGTTTACTCACCCTGTGAATTTCCCAGAAAACTTTGCCATTAAATCTGGAGCAGTCGATCTTATTCAGGTTGTGGGTATCACACCATCAGAATTAGAGGCCGCAAAAGAAACATCATCTGATGAGATAAGACAAAAAATAATTAGTAACACAGGTGGATTGGTCACAAGTAAGGAACGAGAAAGTGTGGCATAA